In Elusimicrobiota bacterium, the sequence GAGGCGCCACGGTGGGCGTTTCCGAAAAAACCCTTGTTCTTGAGCGCAAGGAGCGCCCCCCCGGTGATGACGGAAGGAGACTTCCCTGCGGCCTCCAGGATCTCGTAAATCATGGCGACCACCGTGGATTTTCCGCTGGTGCCGGCCACGGCCACGGTCTTGAACTGAGACACGTAGGAGGCCAGGAGGTCGGCCCGGTGGAGGATTCCCAGGCCCAGGGCCTTGGCGCGCTCAAGGTCCGGGTTGCCCGCCTCCACGGCGCTCGAGGCCACCACCGCGTCGGGCCCGAGCTCCGGGCCTTGCCCGTCTTGGGGCAGGATTTCGATCCCCAGCGCCTCGAGCTTGGAGCGCAGCTCCGCGGCCTCTCCCCGGTCGAAGGCGCGGTCGGAGCCGGTCGCGGCCCCGCCCCCCATGGTGTGGAACTGGGCCAAGGCGCTCACCCCGGAGCCGGCCGCGCCCACGAAATGCAATTTTCGCACCGCCTAGATACTATGAAAATTCGAGGACGCGGGCACGAAATCGCCGTGGGCCTTTTGGCCTACGGAGGGCCTGGGCCATAAGGCCCTGTCAGGGGGGCGTCAAGGTCCCTACACTGGGGAGATGGAGGAGAATGGCATGAGTCAGAACGAATTCTCGCAAGCCGAACGGCTGAGGACCCGCATCAGCCAACTGGAAGCCCGGGTGAAGAGCTTGGAGCTCCAGATCAGTGCCGCCAACCAGGGCGACTGTCGGGGGCGGCTTGCCGCCGAGCTCAATCTGGAGGTCCGCCGCAATTAGCGAAATAAATTTGCAACAGCAGCCTGGTATGCTCCCTCATATGAACATCATCATGATAGTGGGGGCCAAGGCACAAAGCGGGCTTCTGAACGGAACCGGGCAATTCGGCGGATTATGCGCCTGGATCCTTCTCCTGGCCGGCAGCGCTTCTTTGGTCAAGGCCTTCCGCCTGCTGCGCAAGGTCCCCTGCGCCACCACGACCTCCCCGGTCTCGGACTAAGTCGAATTCGGTGACAGTTGCCGAATTCCAAAAAAGCCAATTAAGTATACTGTCGGGAAATCGGTAACTGTTACCGAATTATGAGGGCATTTTTCGCGGTTGCGGTCGAGGCGGCGCTGAAGGAGGGCGCGGGGCGGCTCATCGAGGAGTTGGGACGGACCGGAGCGGATTTCAAATGGGTGGACCCTGGCCAGCTGCACTTGACCTTGAGCTTTTTGGGGGAGGTTGCGGAGTCCAAGGTTCCGACCCTGGCCGGGGCCCTTGAGGAGGCCGTGGGGTCGCGCCCGGCCTTCGACTTGGTCTTCGACCGATGGGGGGCTTTCGAATCCTGGGATTATCCCCGGGTGATTTGGCTCGGGGCCTCTCAAGGCGAGGAGGAGCTCAAGGCCTTGGCGGAAGACCTCAGCAAGGCCTTGGCCCGCGCCCATCTCCTGCCCATCGGCCCCTCCGGCCGGGAGTTCAAGACCCACCTGACCTTGGGCCGCATGCGCAGCCCTTCGCGCCTCGATCCCCTGAAGGCGCTCATGAAAAATCCGCCGTCCCTGGAGGGGCTCAGGACCAAGGTCGAAAGCTTGGTCCTCTTCAAGAGCGAGCTCGGTCCGAAAGGGCCTTCCTACACTGTCCTCAATAGCGCCGGATTGCCGCGGCCGTAGCCTGGCTTGAGTACGATATCATGTCCGAAAGAATCCGCGCGGACTCCTCAAGTTCGACGTCGGGAAGGGGGGAGGAGGGCTTCTCGGTTTCCCCGGGCTCTGCCGTCACGGTGACCGGGCCTGTGGACAGGACAATCGGCTTTTGGGCCAGGGCGTCATCGAGGCTGATTGCGGCCGTGGTCAATCCCGCGGAGCGGCGCTTTAGGCGCTCAATCTTCCGCGCCTCGAGGCGCTCCTCATCGCGCTTCTTCTCTTCCAGACGCTTACGCTCATTGAGGGAAATAAATTTCTCCTTCTTCTGCCGTTCGTAGCGCTGCATGTCCTCCTTGACCCAGGTGAACTCAGGCGACGCGGCAAGGCGCTTGGCCGAGCTTTCGCGTAATTGCTTCAGAAGTGCCGGCGTGACGGTGGCGCTGGGCTGGTAGGAGACCGGATCCACCTCGTCGTAAGGCAGGGCGCCAGGAAGCGAGGACTCCGTCATGTCTAAAAGGTCGTTGATCGAGGGCAGGTGGATGTCTGGAATGACCCCGCGGTGCTGGGTGGATCCTCCCGATATCCGGTAGAATTTTTGCACGGTCATCTTGATGGCTCCCGGCGGGTAGCTCTTGAGCGCGGAGGGCAGGTATTGCGCCAGCTCCGTGATGGACTGCACCGTGCCTTTCCCGAAAGTGCTTTTCTCTCCCACCACCACGGCCCGGCCGTAGTCTTGGAGGGCGGCGGCCAGTATCTCCGAGGCCGAGGCGGAGGCGCGGCTTGTGAGCACGAGCATGGGCCCGGCGTAGGAGACGTCTGAGACGGTGTCCTTCAAAACCTTGGTGACTCCGCGCGCGTCCTTGATTTGGACCACGGGCCCCTTCGGGATGAAGAGCCCGGTCAGGGACAGCGATTCCGGGAGCGAGCCTCCGCCATTGCGCCTCAAGTCCAGGATAAGCCCGGAGATGTCCTGCTTCTTGAGGTGCTCGAGGAGCTTCTCGACGTCTTGGGTCGTGCTTTTGCTCGAGATGATGGACTTGGTGTCGGCGTAGAAGGAGGGAAGGTCTATCACCCCGATCCGGAGGGCCCCGCCGGCCGGCTCTCGAAGTTCGATGAGGCGAGCCTTGGCCTCCTGGTCCTTAAGCCTGATCTCGTCGCGTACCAAGGAGACCACGACCCTGGTGGAGGGGTCTATGGCGTCGGCCGGAATCACGCGCAGGCGCACGACCGTGCCTTTTTCCCCGCGGATCATTCCCACCAGGCGGTCTAGCTTCATGCCCATGGCCTCCACGAAAGGCTCGTCCCCCTGGGCCACGGCCTCGATGCGGTCGTTGGGCTTGAGCCTCTTGTCGATGTCCGCCGGCCCTCCCGGGACCAGCGAGACGATCTTGGCGTAACCGTCTTCGGAGCGCAGCACAGCCCCGATGCCCACCAAAGAAAGCCGCATGTTGATGTTGAAGTTCTCCATCTGCGGCGCGGCCATGTAATCGGAGTGGGGATCAAAGGTATGGGCCAAGGCCGTGAGATAGTTCTGGAGGATGTCGCTCGAGTCGAGCTCCCGGTAGCTGCGCAGGAGCCTCTCATAACGCAGCGAGATCGTCTTATTCCGCTCCTCGGGCTTGGCCTTGTTGAGGCGCTCCTGTAGGAGTTCGTATTTGATCCTCAAGCGCCAGAGAGCCTGGGCTTCCTGGGGCGTGCGGGACCATGGCTCCTCATGGCGGTTGATGTTGAGGCGGTCATCGGTATTGAAAGTGGGGGTGGAGCGCAGGATTTGCCGCACCAGGGCCTCGCGCTCCTCCAGGCGCTTCATGAAGCGTTCGAATATCTCGTAGGCCGGCCGCAGGTCTCCCTGCTTGGCCTGGGCGGCCAAGGCGTCGCCGTAGCGCGCCTTAAACTCGTCCACGTCCGACTTTTCAAAAATCATATGGTTGTAGTCGTACATGTCGAGGTATTGCGCGAGCAGGTCCTGGGAGGTCTTCTTGTCCAGGGGGTGATGGTTGTAGTGGTTGTTCTCAAGGATCCGGGCCACCATTTGCCCGATCAGGGAGGCCTCGGGGTCCGGCTCGAGCGCGGCCTGGCCCCAGCCCCCCGCGCAGAAGAGGAGCCAGGACGCGCAAACGACCTTTAGGAGGGGTTTGGAGCGCACTTTACACGCTGTGGGCGGGCTGCCTTGTTTTTCCGTTGGCGCCCAGCCATTTCTGCATATCCTGGAGAAGGACCAAAGTCTTCCCGAGGTCCCCGTAGGAAAAGCGCACGCCCTTCTTGGACCAGCCCTTGTAGCCTTCCTCGTCCACCCACTCGCGCAGGTCGAGGCTCGTGGCGTCGCGGAAAATCGTGACCCTCAGGACGAGCTCGACTCCTATCTTCTTGGGAAAGCGCGCCAGTTCCTTCTCCTCCAGGGCTTGCGGCTCCTTGGGGAGCTTCGAGAGGCTCTCGACCAGTCCCGAGAGGATGGCGGCGTTCACGGTGACCCCCGACTTGGTGGGGCCTGTGTAGCCCTCGCCCTTGAGGAAGGTGCGGATGGAGCCGAATTGATGGCCCTTGAACTCGTCCGCGTAGAATTTGAGCTCGCTGTTCTCCGAAAGAGCCAAAGATCCGAACTCCTTTAAAGGCTTGAACTCCCTGGTTTCTGGCATAGACCCTCCGTTGGCTGTGATCTTAGCAAATTGCGCCATTAGCTATACGAGCGACCCCCTCAAAAAGTTCCATGGGTAATGGGGTATAATAGCACCCAGCCATGGCATGGGTTCTGTTGGTCTCGGTTTTCCTCATCGGGCTCAACGCCCTTTTCGTCCTCATGGAGTTCGCCTTGGTCAAGGTGCGCTCCTCACACATCGAGATGCTGATCCGCCGGGGCAGCGCCAGGGCCGTGGGGGTCAAGGAGCTCCAAGGGCGTTTGGACGATTACCTGGCCGCCATCCAAATGGGCATCACCGTGATCGCTTTGGCCCTAGGGTGGATCGGGGAGCCCGCCCTCGCCCGGATGATGGGCTCTCTTCTTCAATCCCTGCCGAGCCCCATGCCCATCCCGCTGCTAGAGAGCCTGGCCTTCGGGCTGGGTCTGCTCCTGCTCTCCTGGGCCCATATCGTGTTCGGGGAGCTTATCCCGCGCTCGATCGGCCTTCAAAAGGCCGAGTCCATCGCCTTGGGAGGGGTCTATGCCTTGAGGCGCTTCTCGAGCTTCCTGCGCCTGCCCGTGTCCTTCATGTCCTACTGCTCCCGGCTCTTTCTAAAGATTTTCGGTTTCAAGACCGCCGCGGAATCCGAGCCCGTCGTCTCTGAGGAGGAAATGCGCATCCTCCTGGGGGAGACCCAGGAGCGGGGGACCTTGCCCTTGGAGAGGCTGCTTCTTCTCGAGAATCTGTTCGATTTCGGCCGCACCAAGGTCTCCGAGATCATGGTGCCCAAGGACAAGATGGCCTTTCTGTCCTTGGCCAAGCCATGGGCGGAGAACTGGGACCTGGTCCGGTCCCGGAGACTCTCCCGCTATCCCCTGTGCGAGAGAGACATAGAATCCGTCATCGGCATGGTGCACGTCAAGGACTTGATGTTACGGCCGCCGGAGAGCTCCCAGGAACTGAGGAAGATCAGGCGAGACCTCGCCGAGGTCCGCGAGGGCGACTCCTTGGAAAAGCTTCTCAAGTATTTCCCGGACAAGGGCATCCACCTGGCCGCGGTGCGCGACGCCCAGGGCCAGCTCACGGGCTTCATCACGCTCGAGGACATCCTGGAGGAGCTGGTGGGAGAGGTGCACGACGAATTTGATCTTCCCCAGGCCTGGTCCTTGATGGACGTCCTGGTGCCCCAGAGCGTCTCGGTCGAGCTCCAGGCGGCCGACAGCGCCGAGGCGATTTCCCGTCTTTTGGAGAGGCTCGCCGCGGCCTGCCCCACCTTGAAGAGGGATGAAATTTTCAAGGCCGTCTGGGAGCGCGAGGCCAAGTTCTCAAGTGCCGTGGGCCACGGTGTGGCCGTCCCCCACGCGCGCCTGGCGGGCTTCGACAAGACCTTGGTGGCCTTGGGGCGTTTTGTGAAGCCCGTCCCCTTTCCCGCCCCCGACGCCGTGCCCGTGCGCCTGATCTTTCTCATCCTCACCCCGGCCGCGACCCCGGTGGCCCAGCTCCGGGTTCTCGGCCGCATCGCCTCCCTCATGACCAATGAGACCCTGCGTCGCAAGCTCCTCCGCGCCAAGACCGCCGAATCCATGCTCGAGACCTTGCGCACCGCCGACACCTTGCTCGCGATTTAGGCGCCAGCCGTTAACTTACTTAACTTGCTGCGGAATTAGTTCGGGATGCACGGCGCAATAGAACTTGCTTCCCTTAGGCGCATCGTGATCTTCAAATGATTCATCGTCTGACAGCTTGTATTTTAGGAGACGCACGGTTCCTATATGGGAATAACTCTTGTCAAGGAAGTCGGCGTGGGCTCTTGGAACCGCGGTTTCGGCGAAGCTGACTTGGAGCATGAATTCCGCTCGCTCGGTTTTCGATCGAATGAGGAAATAATCCCTGCCATGTTCAATAATGGCCTCGGAACCGTCCAGAATAGACGGACCTGAACCAAAGCATCCGGTCTGCCACAAGAAGGCGGACAATCGTTTGTCCTGGGATTCATGGAGTTTGAAGAAGAATCCGGTCGTGGTCCAATCGTTCTTTAGGTAACAAGAGACGAGCGTTTTCGGTTTTTGCGGAGAGAATTTTGGGATATCCTCGCTGACGGCTTGCAATTGCTGCTCCCATATGGGTTTGTCGAGCGCCCAGCAGGGCGAGACGAGCAGGAAGAGCTCGGCCAAAAGCAATCCGACATTTCTTGATTTCACAAACTCAGGATGGCCTGTTTCCGCGGTTGATTACAGGGCCAAAAGACCTAGATCAGACATAGGCACAGCATCGGTAATTATGCCTCAAAATAAAATAAAATAAGGCGTAATTTCCTTAAATTATGGAACAAAGGTCGTCCTTTCTTAGCGCCTGCCGTGGGCAGGCCGCGAACCGGATCCCGGTGTGGTTCATGCGCCAGGCCGGGCGCTATATGCCGGAGTACCAGGCCATGCGCCGGAAATACTCGATTCTGGAACTGGCCAAGACCCCGGAGCTCGCCTGCGAGGTCACCCTCCAGCCCGTGCGCCGCATGCCCGTGGACGCGGCCATCATTTTCGCGGACATTCTCCTGCCTCTGGAGCCCTTGGGGGCCCGCCTGCGCTTTGCTCCTGGGCCGATCCTTGGCAATCCCCTTAAGGAAGCGTCCCAGGTGGCGCGCCTACCGGAATTTGACGTGGAGGAGAAGCTCGGCTTCGTGTTCAAGGCCATCGCCTTGGCCGTCAAGGAACTCAAGGGCCTGCCCTTGATCGGCTTTGCCGCCGCCCCCTTCACCTTGGCGAGCTACTTGATCGAAGGCGGGTCCTCGAGCCATTTCCTGAAGACCAAGGCCTTCATGCACTCCGAGCCCCGGGCTTGGGACCTCTTGATGAGAAAGCTGAGGGCCGTCACCGCCCGCTACCTCGAGGGCCAGGCCGTGGCCGGGGCCTCGGCCCTTCAGCTCTTCGACTCCTGGGTCGGGGCCTTGTCGCCGGATCAATACCGGAGCCGCGTCCTGCCGCATTCGGCTTGGGTCCTGGAGAGGCTCAAGAAAACCAAGGTTCCCTTGATCCATTTCGGCACCGGGACCGCGGGCTTCCTCGAGGATTTCGCCGGAGCGGGGGGGGATGTGGTGGGAGTGGATTGGCGCATCGATCTTTCCCAGGCCTTCAAGCGGGCCGGAAAAAAGGCGGTCCAGGGCAATCTTGATCCTGCGCTTCTCATGGTTCCCAAGAAGGCCCTCCGGCAAGCCGTGGACGATATCCTGCGCCAGGCCGATGGCCGCCCCGGCTATATTTTCAACCTCGGCCACGGCATCCTTCCCCAGACCCCCTTCGAAAACGTGAGCGCCGTGGTCGATTGGGTGCACGGCTATCGCCGTTAGTTCCAGCCCATGAAGCGAGTTCTGGTCTTGGGAGCCGGCATTTCCGGGCTTTGCGCGGCTTATGAGATTGTGGCGAGGTCCAGGCGCGAGGGGTTGTCGGTCGAAGTTCTGGTCTTGGAGGCCTCCTCTCGCGTTGGGGGCAAGGTCTTCACCGAAGTCCGCGACGGTGCCGTTTTCGAGAGGGGCCCGGACTCCTTCCTGTCCGTCAAGCCCCGGATTCTTGAATTGGCGCGGGAGCTGGGGCTTGGCTCCGAGCTTGTGCCAACCAACCCCGCGCGCAAGGGAGTCTGCGTGGTCTCCCGTGGGGAAATGATTCCGCTTCCCGAGGGCGGGCTCCTGCCGAGGAAGTTTTCATCCTGGCTGGGCCTTGAGCTTTTGAGCCTGCGGGGAAAACTTCGGGCCGGGCTCGAGCCTTTCGTGCCCGCGGGCGAGGAAAACCTGGACGAGTCTTTGGCGGACTTCACCCGCCGCCGCCTGGGCTCCGAGGTCCTGGATAAAATCGTGGCCCCGCTTTTTGCCGGGATATACGCGGGCGACGCGGAGAAGCTGAGCTTAGCAAGTGCGTTCCCGCAATTCAAGGAAATGGAGAAGAAGGGTGGGGTTTTGAGAAGCCTGCGCCGGATGCCCGCTCCTTCAGGCCGCGGGAACACGATGTTCATGACGCTCAAGGGAGGATTGTCCAGCCTCACACAAGCCTTGGCCCTGCGCCTGCCGGGGCGGACGGTCCGCACCGGGGCGCGAGTGGAGCGCCTCTCCCGCGAGGGGAGGCAGTGGAAGGCCTTTGCCGGCGCTGGGAGCTTCACCGCGGATGTCGTGGTCTCGGCTTTGCCTGCCAATGCCCTAGCATCCCTTCTGCAGGATCTCGATGGGGAGCTTGCGGCGATCTTGGGCGAGATATCCTTCGTTTCCACGGCCACGGTCTCTTTCCTCTATGAAAAAAAGGGCTTCCCCCATCCCCTGGACGGATTCGGCTTCCTGGCGCCCAAGAGCGAGGGCCTAACCGTGTCGGCCGCGACCTTCACCTCCACGAAATTCCAGGGCCGCGCTCCCGAGGGGAAGGTCCTGGTGCGCTGTTTTCTGGGCGGGGCCGGGCGCGAAGAATCGGCCGAGCTTGCCGACGCGGAGGTCGAGCGTCTGGCCCGGGAGGACTTGGTAAGGCTCTTGGGTTTGGGTTCCGTCAGGCCCGTGCTCTCCCAGACCACCCGTTGGCTCAAGGCCAACCCGCAGTACACGGTGGGCCATGAGTTGAGGCTCCAGCGAATTGCCTCTTGCCTAAAAGGGCATTTAGGCCTTATCCTATGCGGGTGCTCTTACAAAGGGGTCGGCCTGCCTGATTGCGCGGCCTCGGGCCGCGCGGCCGGGGAAGCGGCGGTGAGGCTTCTGTCGGGACGTGCGCTCGACTCTTCCATGGTCTAGAGGATAAGAATGATAAACCAAGACTTGATGAAATTGTTGATTTCGCTGTGCTTGGGCGGGGTCATCGGGCTTGAGCGCGAGGTGAGCGACAAGGCAGCCGGGCTGCGCACGCATATTCTAATTTGCCTTGGAGCCACCTTGTTCACGGTGCTTTCGGTGCGCTTCTATGGGGGAAGCGATCCCACCCGGATCGCGGCCCAAATCGTCTCGGGCATAGGATTTTTGGGCGCGGGGGCCATCATGCGCGAGGGCGACCGCGTGACGGGACTCACCACGGCGGCAACCATCTGGACCGTGGCCGCTATCGGCATGGGGGTGGGCCTGGGCTACCACAACGAGGCGGCCTTCGCCACGGTTTTGGTGCTCTTCATTCAGCTTGCCTTCACCAAGCTCGACATCCTCATCGACGACTGGCGTGAGAGGCACACCTACAAGATCATCTCCAAATTCGATCACGGCCATATCGAGGAGATCGCGGGCATTTTCCGGGAAGCCCGCGTCCGCATCATGCGCCGCAAGCTCATGAAGAAGAACGGCTTCTATTACAGCGAATGGTACACCACTGGCAGTCGGGCCAGCCAAGAGAAGGTCATGAAGAGGCTCATCGATTTCAAGGACGTCATGGAGGTCTCTTATTAATCTGGCGCGCGCCCAGGAGGTCTTGAAGTCGCTGGGGGCCCCGGCCTATCGCCTAGACCAGGTGAGGCGCGCTGTGTTTCAGGACGCGGTCCGCTCCTACGATGAGATTTCCGTGCTCCCCGCTGAGCTGCGCCGGGCTTTGGCCGAGAGGGCCCCGATCCAGAGCCTTTCCCCGCGCAGCCTTTCCGCGTCCAAGGACGGCCGGGCGCGCAAGGCGGCGCTAGCACTTCCGGACGGCGCCTTGATCGAGACCGTGCTTCTGAGGCCCAGCGACCGGCGCTGGACCACATGCATCTCCTGCCAGGTGGGCTGTGCTGTGGGCTGCACGTTCTGCGCCACCGGCCTCATGGGGCTTTCCCGCAGCCTCACCGTCGATGAGATCACCGACCAGGTCCTGTTTTGGCGCCAGCATATGAAGGCGGAGAATCTCCCGGGACGGCTCGACAACGTGGTGTACATGGGAATGGGGGAGCCCTTCGCGGTCTACGAGACCCTCTCCGAGAGCCTGCGCGTCCTGATGGATCAGCGCCAGTTCGGCATCGGGGCCAGGCATATCTCGGTCTCGACCTCGGGGGTGGCTCCCAAGATCGAGCTCTTCGGCGCGGATTTTCCCCAGGTGAACCTGGCCATATCCCTCCACGCCGCCGAGGACGGCCTGCGCGCGCGCCTCGTCCCGCTAAACAAGGCCTACGACCTTTCCTGTCTTGCCCAGGCCTTGAAAGCGTATCTAGGGAAGAGCTCGCGCAAGGTCTTCTTCGAGTACGTCCTGCTCGCCGGAGAGAACGACCGGCCGGAGGACGCCCGCCGGCTCGTCGGCTACGTCAAGTCCATCGGAGCCCTGGAGCGCCTGCACGTTAATTTAATAGTATTCAACCCCACCGACACCCCGCACAGGCCCTCCTCCGAGGAGCAGGCCCGGCGGTTTCAGAGGGCCCTTTTGGACGCGGGGCTCAAGGCCACGGTGCGCCAGAATCTGGGGCAGGATATCCAGGGGGCTTGCGGGCAGTTAATCGTTCAGGAGAGCAAAATATGACGGAGCCGTCCTCGGCGCAAGAGAACTTGAAAGACAGGCCCTCGCGGGCGCGCTACAACAAGGTCCACCACGCCCTGGACACGAAATGGCGCCGGCGCACTTTGGAGGCTGAGCGCATGATGCGCGAGGTCGTCGACGAGCTCTGGGACCAGTTCGCGCAAAGCCCGTACTCTTGGTGCGGCTTCTACATCTTGGAACCGGCTAAAGAGCAGTTGACTGTGGGTCCCCACCGCGACAAGCCCGCCTGCTCTCCCCTTCCTTTGCACGGGGTCTGCGGGAAAGTGGCCCAAAGTGGGAAGCCCTTGATCGTCCCTGACGTTCGAGCCTTGGGCCAAGCCCACATCGTTTGCGACCCCAAGAATCTCTCCGAAATCGCCCTTCCCGTTTTCGATTCCCAGGGCAAGGTCTGGGCCGTGCTGGATGTCGACAGTGAGGAACTCGGGGCTTTTGACACCATGGACCAGCGCTGGCTCGAGCGCATCCTCAAGCCCTTCCAAGACATCGGCAAGGACTAAAAGCGAGCCGCCCCTTCGCGCGGAGAGTCGCGAAGGGGCGGAGCTCCTGGTGATGCCGTCCTGTTGCCGTACTAAGCTGTCGAGCCGTTGTATGCGCCTTGGGATTAGTCTACCAGGACCCTGTGACAGAAACATTACATGCCTGTGAAAAGATTGTTAACGGCTATTCCGACACGCAGGAAGGCACGCAGCCCTTGGGAGCCTTCTTGAACAGGCTCAGAGACCAGGGGACTTTTTGGCACATGGAGCACTTGTCTTTCTGATGTCGCCAAATCTTGACACGTTATAGTTCGGTTGTTATAAACTTAGGGGCTTCGTGAAAACACCTCGATTTTTAGCCTTTGCCGCCATGGGCGCGCTGTTCTCCTCCTGCGCCACCGCACCCGTGGGGGGCCCTACGCAATACGCGCGGGAGCGCGCCGCCCAGCTGGCCCCGGGCGCGAGCCCCGACCTTGGCGGCGAGGAGCTTAAATTCGGCCTTCTTTGCGCCGGCAAGATGTGCTCCGAGGAGTACAAGGTCAACGCGGCGGGCTGGGTTCCAATTCTCGGGTTCGCCGCCCTGTTTCCGGACAAGCCCTCCACCGTGAAGATGTTCTCTCACCAGAGGAAATACCAGTCCCTGAACTGGCTGGCGGACTACAATTCCCCGCAGGACAGCGATCTCATCATCAAGATGAGGCTCGCCAACGCCGGCAAGGCGGAGATGACCGAGGTGCTCTCGGCCTATTCGAGAAAACCCTTGTACCGCCTGCAGGGAGGCTACGTCGGCAGCGTGGGAGCCGCCGTATACGACGCCTTCAAGCCGGGGACCGCCTTGTATAGAGCCGTCGCGGCCGACCGGGAGGACTATTTCAAGCGCCGGGATCAGGCCTCCGCCGGGGGCGGCATCTCCAAGGAGGACCTAGAGGGCATCGTCAAAGCCGCGGTCTCAAGCGCGCAGGCCGTCCAGGTTCCCAAAGCCGCCGCCCCGGCCGCGGAGATCCGCTCCGACGTGGACGAGCCCTCCTACAAGGCCCCGGAGCGGCCGGATGATTTCGCCGTGGTGGTCGGCGTCGAGAGATACTCCGACCTGCCCGCGGCCCTCTACGCGGAGCGCGACGCCGAGGCCGTCAAGAATCATCTACTGGCCTTGGGATTTCCGAGCCGGAACGTGATCCTGATGTTGGGGGAAAAGGCCAGCCGCACGGCCATCGAGAAATACCTGGAGTCCTGGCTGCCTCGGAACGTCAAGGAGGAAAGCCGGGTGTTTTTCTATTTCTCCGGGCACGGCGCTCCGGACGTGAAGACCGGCGAGGCTTTCCTCGTCCCTTGGGACGGGGACGCCAACTTCTTGGAGAACACGGGCTATCCGGTCAAGCGCCTCTACGCCAGCCTCAATGCCCTGAAGGCCCGCGAGGTGCTCGTGGCTTTGGACGCCTGCTTCTCTGGAGCGGGAGGCCGCTCGGTGTTGGCCCACGGGGCCCGGCCCTTGGTCACCAAGGTCGAAACGGGCATCTTTCCCCAAGGCCGCATGTCGCTGTTCGCCGCCGCCGCTGAAAACGAGATCACCAGCACCTTGGACGGCCAGGGCCACGGCATCTTCACCTATTATTTCCTGAAGGGCCTCTCCGGCCAGGCCCGGGACAAGGACGGCAACGTCACGGTGAGAGGCCTCCAGGAATACCTCAAGCCCAAGGTCCAGGACGAGGCCCGCCGGCAAAACCGCGAGCAGAACCCCGTGCTGATGGGAGAGCAGAACGGGGACAAGGTGATTTTCCGGCCCTAAACTCAGCGCTTAGCCTTGTAGATGGTAAAGGCCTGAGCGTCCTCGGCCCAGTCGATTTTCTGGGCGTTGAGGCGCCCCAGGACGGCAAGAAATCCCTGCGCCGGATCGGTGACTTTCGCCGGCAGGGGCTGCCTGGAGGCCACGACCCGAACGGTTTCAACGGAGACGTCA encodes:
- the rlmN gene encoding 23S rRNA (adenine(2503)-C(2))-methyltransferase RlmN, coding for MKSLGAPAYRLDQVRRAVFQDAVRSYDEISVLPAELRRALAERAPIQSLSPRSLSASKDGRARKAALALPDGALIETVLLRPSDRRWTTCISCQVGCAVGCTFCATGLMGLSRSLTVDEITDQVLFWRQHMKAENLPGRLDNVVYMGMGEPFAVYETLSESLRVLMDQRQFGIGARHISVSTSGVAPKIELFGADFPQVNLAISLHAAEDGLRARLVPLNKAYDLSCLAQALKAYLGKSSRKVFFEYVLLAGENDRPEDARRLVGYVKSIGALERLHVNLIVFNPTDTPHRPSSEEQARRFQRALLDAGLKATVRQNLGQDIQGACGQLIVQESKI
- a CDS encoding GAF domain-containing protein — protein: MTEPSSAQENLKDRPSRARYNKVHHALDTKWRRRTLEAERMMREVVDELWDQFAQSPYSWCGFYILEPAKEQLTVGPHRDKPACSPLPLHGVCGKVAQSGKPLIVPDVRALGQAHIVCDPKNLSEIALPVFDSQGKVWAVLDVDSEELGAFDTMDQRWLERILKPFQDIGKD
- a CDS encoding caspase family protein, with the translated sequence MKTPRFLAFAAMGALFSSCATAPVGGPTQYARERAAQLAPGASPDLGGEELKFGLLCAGKMCSEEYKVNAAGWVPILGFAALFPDKPSTVKMFSHQRKYQSLNWLADYNSPQDSDLIIKMRLANAGKAEMTEVLSAYSRKPLYRLQGGYVGSVGAAVYDAFKPGTALYRAVAADREDYFKRRDQASAGGGISKEDLEGIVKAAVSSAQAVQVPKAAAPAAEIRSDVDEPSYKAPERPDDFAVVVGVERYSDLPAALYAERDAEAVKNHLLALGFPSRNVILMLGEKASRTAIEKYLESWLPRNVKEESRVFFYFSGHGAPDVKTGEAFLVPWDGDANFLENTGYPVKRLYASLNALKAREVLVALDACFSGAGGRSVLAHGARPLVTKVETGIFPQGRMSLFAAAAENEITSTLDGQGHGIFTYYFLKGLSGQARDKDGNVTVRGLQEYLKPKVQDEARRQNREQNPVLMGEQNGDKVIFRP